A single window of Carettochelys insculpta isolate YL-2023 chromosome 13, ASM3395843v1, whole genome shotgun sequence DNA harbors:
- the COX7B gene encoding cytochrome c oxidase subunit 7B, mitochondrial produces the protein MLALTKTALRLGTRGIQWIAARQNHSKHVPDFHDKYGNLVLLGGALFCVSVWGYVVTQTGIEWNLSPVGRVTPKEWREK, from the exons ATGTTGGCTCTGACCAAGACCGCGCTGCGCCTCGGCA CTCGTGGCATTCAATGGATTGCAGCAAGACAGAATCACAGCAAACATGTGCCTGACTTCCATGATAAATATGGCAACTTGGTACTACTTGGTGGAGCTCTATTTTGTGTGTCGGTCTGGGGATAT GTGGTAACACAAACTGGAATTGAGTGGAATTTATCACCAGTTGGCAGAGTCACCCCAaaagaatggagagagaaatag